The genomic stretch ATGATTTTAGTAGGAGATTCATTGGGAATGGTTGTATTAGGGTATGACTCAACTATTCCAGTGACGGTCGATGACATGATTCATCATACAAAAGCAGTGAAAAGAGGAGCGCCTAATACATTTATCGTAACGGATATGCCTTTTATGTCTTATCATATTTCAAAAGAAGAAACGATGAAACAAGCAGCTCGAATTATGCAAGAAAGCGGGGCGCATGCTCTAAAGATAGAAGGCGCAGACGATGTTATTTTTACGATTTCAGAATTAACACAAGCAGGGATTCCAGTTATTGCTCATCTTGGTTTAACACCACAGTCTGTCGGTGTTCTGGGGGGGTACAAGGTACAAGGTAAAGAAGCAAGTGAAGCGAAAAAGCTAATTGAAGATGCCGTGAAATGTGAGCAAGCGGGTGCAATAGCAGTAGTTTTAGAATGTGTACCGAAACAAGTAGCAGAAGATATTTC from Bacillus sp. 1780r2a1 encodes the following:
- the panB gene encoding 3-methyl-2-oxobutanoate hydroxymethyltransferase, which gives rise to MKTKLDFLKMKQQQEPIVMLTAYDYPSAKYAEASEVDMILVGDSLGMVVLGYDSTIPVTVDDMIHHTKAVKRGAPNTFIVTDMPFMSYHISKEETMKQAARIMQESGAHALKIEGADDVIFTISELTQAGIPVIAHLGLTPQSVGVLGGYKVQGKEASEAKKLIEDAVKCEQAGAIAVVLECVPKQVAEDISKKLSIPTIGIGAGKETDGQVLVYHDVLTYGVERFPKFVKPFGNIGEVAKKGLSQYVHDVKVGKFPEESHTFSMNDEQLTALYGGK